The Kineosporia sp. NBRC 101731 genome includes a window with the following:
- a CDS encoding D-arabinono-1,4-lactone oxidase, which produces MTLTNWAGNVVFTPERYVRASSVQQVQELVAGARRVRVLGSGHSFSEVAATDGLLLSLEDLPLSVDVDTATSSARVTASARFAHVMPALHAAGLALHNTGSLPHISVAGAAATGTHGSGTGNPCLAAGVIGIELIGPDGELRTLDTGDQDFHGSVIAMGLAGVVTALTLKAQPTFDVRQYVYDDLPLDALIADFDEIMGSAYSVSAFTHWRRPVIDMLWRKQLASAPEPSASYFGASLADSPRHPIVGMPTENATQQLGVPGPWHERLPHFRFEFTPSRGDEVQSEYLLPVEQAGAALAAVHAVSAQFADALQVAEIRTIAGDDLWLSPCYGRTTVALHFTWVDDMTKVTPALAALEGALSDFDARPHWGKVFGLGRDRVRALYPRLADFEDLVHRTDPAGKFTNEFTSRYLDLRN; this is translated from the coding sequence ATGACGCTGACCAACTGGGCCGGGAACGTGGTCTTCACCCCGGAACGCTACGTGCGGGCGAGCAGTGTCCAGCAGGTGCAGGAACTCGTCGCCGGGGCCCGGCGGGTACGGGTGCTCGGGAGCGGCCACTCGTTCAGCGAGGTCGCGGCCACGGACGGGCTCCTGCTCAGCCTCGAGGACCTGCCACTGAGCGTGGACGTCGACACCGCCACGTCCAGCGCCCGGGTCACGGCCAGCGCCCGCTTCGCCCACGTGATGCCCGCCCTGCACGCCGCCGGGCTGGCCCTGCACAACACCGGATCGCTGCCGCACATCTCGGTCGCCGGAGCCGCGGCCACCGGTACCCACGGATCGGGGACGGGCAACCCCTGCCTGGCTGCCGGGGTGATCGGGATCGAGCTGATCGGGCCGGACGGCGAACTACGCACCCTCGACACCGGTGACCAGGACTTCCACGGCTCGGTCATCGCGATGGGGCTGGCCGGGGTGGTGACGGCGCTGACCCTGAAGGCGCAGCCCACCTTCGACGTGCGCCAGTACGTGTACGACGACCTGCCGCTGGACGCCCTGATCGCGGACTTCGACGAGATCATGGGCAGCGCCTACAGCGTCAGCGCCTTCACCCACTGGCGACGGCCGGTGATCGACATGCTCTGGCGCAAGCAGCTGGCCTCGGCCCCCGAGCCCTCGGCAAGCTACTTCGGCGCCTCCCTGGCCGATTCGCCCCGCCACCCGATCGTCGGTATGCCCACGGAGAACGCCACCCAGCAGCTCGGCGTGCCCGGCCCCTGGCACGAGCGGCTGCCGCACTTCCGCTTCGAGTTCACTCCCTCCCGCGGTGACGAGGTGCAGTCCGAGTACCTGCTGCCCGTCGAGCAGGCCGGGGCCGCGCTGGCCGCCGTGCACGCGGTGTCGGCCCAGTTCGCGGATGCCCTGCAGGTGGCCGAGATCCGCACGATCGCGGGCGACGACCTGTGGCTCAGCCCCTGCTACGGACGCACCACGGTGGCCCTGCACTTCACCTGGGTCGACGACATGACCAAGGTGACGCCCGCCCTCGCGGCGCTCGAGGGGGCCCTGTCCGACTTCGATGCCCGCCCGCACTGGGGCAAGGTGTTCGGCCTGGGCCGCGACCGGGTGCGCGCCCTCTACCCGCGCCTGGCCGACTTCGAGGACCTGGTGCACCGCACCGACCCGGCCGGCAAGTTCACCAACGAGTTCACGTCCCGCTACCTGGACCTGAGGAACTAA
- a CDS encoding nitrate/nitrite transporter has product MAETITTSSSISTTRRRGRWIDHWDPENPDFWRETGRTVARRNLIWSIFAEHIGFSVWLLWSIVVVRLGDVGWNLSTSQTLWLTAVPSGVGAVLRLPYTFAVPTFGGRNWTVVSALLLIIPCSGLAWAVQRPEIGYGMLLLIAATAGFGGGNFASSMANISFFYPEREKGFALGLNAAGGNLGVAVVQKLVPQVIVLGGGLMLAYAGLVYIPLAVIAAVCAFLFMDNLSEAKTDVKPVWRSLWYTDTWVMSLLYIGTFGSFIGYSSAFPTLLVAVFDRQDIALAWAFLGAGIGSLARPAGGWLSDRIGGAQITMASFAGLAVGAGAALWAVQHRSLGLFFVSFMFLFVATGVGNGSTYRMISRIFQLKGLRAGGAPATMLQMRREAAGALGVISSVGAFGGFLVPICYAWSKSEFGNIQPALKFYLVFFIVLLFVTWFRYARRGSSPAREGV; this is encoded by the coding sequence ATGGCCGAGACCATCACGACGTCCAGCAGCATCAGCACCACTCGACGGCGGGGGCGCTGGATCGATCACTGGGACCCGGAGAACCCGGACTTCTGGAGGGAAACCGGTCGGACCGTGGCCCGGCGCAACCTCATCTGGTCGATCTTCGCCGAGCACATCGGGTTCTCCGTGTGGTTGCTCTGGAGCATCGTCGTCGTTCGACTCGGCGACGTCGGCTGGAACCTCTCCACCAGCCAGACCCTCTGGCTGACGGCCGTTCCCAGCGGCGTCGGCGCGGTTCTGCGCCTGCCCTACACCTTCGCCGTGCCCACCTTCGGCGGCCGGAACTGGACCGTGGTCTCGGCCCTGCTGCTGATCATTCCCTGCTCCGGTCTGGCCTGGGCCGTGCAGAGACCCGAGATCGGTTACGGGATGCTTCTTCTCATCGCCGCAACGGCCGGGTTCGGCGGTGGCAACTTCGCCTCCAGCATGGCCAACATCTCGTTCTTCTACCCGGAGAGGGAGAAGGGTTTCGCCCTCGGGCTGAACGCGGCCGGCGGCAACCTCGGCGTGGCCGTGGTGCAGAAGCTGGTCCCGCAGGTGATCGTGCTCGGCGGCGGCCTGATGCTGGCTTACGCCGGGCTCGTGTACATCCCGCTGGCGGTGATCGCCGCGGTCTGCGCCTTCCTCTTCATGGACAATCTCAGCGAGGCCAAGACCGACGTGAAACCGGTCTGGCGCTCGCTGTGGTACACCGACACCTGGGTGATGTCGCTGCTGTACATCGGCACGTTCGGCTCGTTCATCGGTTACTCCTCGGCCTTCCCGACCTTGCTCGTGGCGGTGTTCGACCGCCAGGACATCGCTCTCGCCTGGGCCTTCCTCGGCGCGGGGATCGGCTCCCTGGCCCGTCCGGCCGGTGGCTGGCTGTCGGACCGGATCGGGGGCGCGCAGATCACCATGGCGAGCTTCGCCGGGCTGGCCGTCGGCGCCGGTGCCGCCCTGTGGGCGGTGCAGCACCGGAGTCTCGGCCTGTTCTTCGTGAGCTTCATGTTCCTGTTCGTCGCCACCGGGGTCGGCAACGGCTCCACCTACCGGATGATCTCGAGGATCTTCCAGCTCAAGGGTCTTCGGGCCGGGGGAGCGCCGGCCACGATGCTGCAGATGCGTCGTGAGGCGGCCGGGGCGCTGGGCGTGATCAGTTCGGTCGGTGCCTTCGGCGGGTTCCTCGTGCCGATCTGCTATGCGTGGTCGAAGTCCGAGTTCGGCAACATCCAGCCCGCGCTGAAGTTTTACCTGGTCTTCTTCATCGTTCTTCTGTTCGTGACCTGGTTCCGCTATGCCCGCCGGGGAAGTTCGCCGGCGCGCGAAGGGGTCTGA
- a CDS encoding uroporphyrinogen-III synthase produces the protein MATETLRGFSVLLTCDRRADELAANFVRRGATVIQAPTLRFLPLEEDDALIDVTRTVVERPPDVVIVTTAIGFRGWIETADAAGLAPHLLEVLAESHIMARGPKARGAIRAAGLIESWSAASETISEVVEALVSQGVAGRRVVIQLHGATDETAIGRLRAAGADVVPVPVYRWGAAPDPGAVEKSIEATCNRTVDAVVFTSAPGAQAFLDAAARMGLLDRLVEALQEDVVPAAVGLVTARPLLDAGVRPLVPDRSRLGALIRTTVDHLSTSCVRSWPTAGGELELRGQMAVLDGEPLVLSPAPMAILRELARRPGHVVDRATLLAALPGAGDLHAVEMAVGRLRSALGTPGLVQTVVKRGYRLVVQS, from the coding sequence ATGGCCACCGAGACCCTTCGCGGATTCTCCGTCCTGCTCACCTGCGACCGCCGCGCCGACGAACTGGCCGCCAACTTCGTCCGGCGTGGCGCCACCGTGATCCAGGCGCCGACCCTGCGGTTCCTGCCGCTCGAGGAGGATGACGCATTGATCGACGTCACCAGAACCGTGGTGGAGCGACCACCGGACGTCGTGATCGTGACCACGGCCATCGGGTTCCGCGGCTGGATCGAGACCGCCGACGCGGCGGGCCTGGCGCCACACCTGCTCGAGGTGCTCGCGGAGTCGCACATCATGGCCCGGGGTCCGAAGGCTCGCGGGGCGATCCGCGCGGCCGGGCTGATCGAGAGCTGGTCCGCCGCTTCGGAAACCATCTCCGAGGTGGTGGAAGCCCTTGTTTCCCAGGGGGTTGCGGGGAGACGGGTGGTGATCCAGTTGCACGGGGCCACGGACGAGACCGCCATCGGCCGGCTCCGGGCCGCCGGGGCCGACGTGGTGCCCGTTCCGGTGTATCGGTGGGGTGCGGCGCCCGATCCGGGGGCAGTGGAGAAATCGATCGAAGCCACCTGCAACAGAACGGTGGACGCGGTCGTGTTCACCAGTGCCCCTGGCGCCCAGGCGTTTCTGGATGCGGCTGCGCGGATGGGACTGCTGGATCGTCTGGTCGAGGCACTGCAGGAAGACGTGGTTCCCGCCGCAGTCGGTCTGGTCACGGCGAGACCGTTGCTCGATGCGGGGGTGCGACCGCTGGTTCCGGACCGCAGCCGGCTCGGGGCCCTCATCCGCACGACGGTGGACCATCTCAGCACCTCCTGCGTGCGCAGCTGGCCCACCGCCGGGGGAGAGCTCGAGCTGCGCGGGCAGATGGCTGTGCTCGACGGCGAGCCGCTGGTGCTCTCACCGGCCCCGATGGCCATTCTGCGGGAACTGGCCCGCCGGCCCGGTCACGTGGTCGATCGCGCCACCCTGCTGGCGGCCCTGCCCGGGGCGGGCGATCTGCACGCCGTGGAGATGGCCGTGGGGCGGTTGCGCTCGGCCCTGGGCACGCCCGGGCTGGTGCAGACCGTGGTGAAGCGTGGTTACCGGCTGGTGGTCCAGTCATGA
- a CDS encoding molybdopterin oxidoreductase family protein, producing MTGMTGMAGMTGLLTTTRTHCPYCSLQCGIELTAGDRPVTLQPQPGVGLCSKGWTAAELLDHPDRLLRPLVRGPDGELHGASWDEAMERIADGIRQAQERYGADAVGCFGGGGLTNEKAYALGKFARVALRTPAIDYNGRWCMSSAAAAANSMLGIDRGLPFPLADIAGAEAVLLVGSNVAETMPPAMQYFDAGRAEGARHIVVDTRATPTARGSHLHLQPRPGTDLALANGLLHLAIRRGLCDHDYIAARTKNFEKARAAVMSFWPDRVERITGIPEAQLHETLDILTTARSAMILTARGAEQHSAGTRTAQAFLNLALALGLPGRPHSGWGTLTGQGNGQGGREHGQKADQLPGYRKLDDPAAREHVAGVWGIHPDELPQPGLSAYEMLDRMGAPGGVRALLVMASNIAVSAPNARHVRDRLKALDLLVVSDIFLTETAALADVVLPTAQWAEEEGTMTNLEGRIIRRRRALAPPEGVRDDLTFLADLAGRLGRGEFFSEDPRTVFAELKEASRGGVADYSGVDYEGSDQFWPRPEGSTVDSSRLFADGFPTADGRATFMRTDYREPAEPADAAYPYLLTTGRVMQHYQSGAQTRRVRSLRLAQPEAFAEIHPDLARRNGIGSGDMVELSTRRGRAQFRARLTDTVRPDTIFVPFHWSGRANANDLTNPVLDQFSRMPAFKVCAVAVRRAETPVEERTVMHSSPRFLQGIFRFTGHGLQKPAPVDPALSFTVPAGKAAQALYFRGGNSSSELITVVLLRDGAPMRYFPIGARSDVHVPLRVVEDLTGGTLLELHLAAPAELEGTLVIDFGLVEV from the coding sequence ATGACGGGCATGACGGGCATGGCGGGCATGACCGGGCTGCTCACCACGACCAGGACACACTGCCCCTACTGCTCCCTCCAGTGCGGGATCGAGCTGACCGCCGGAGACCGGCCGGTGACGCTGCAACCCCAGCCGGGGGTCGGGCTCTGCTCGAAGGGCTGGACCGCGGCCGAACTGCTCGATCATCCGGACCGGCTGTTGCGTCCGCTCGTGCGCGGACCGGACGGTGAGTTGCACGGGGCAAGCTGGGACGAGGCGATGGAACGCATCGCCGACGGCATCCGGCAGGCTCAGGAACGCTACGGCGCCGACGCCGTCGGATGCTTCGGCGGTGGCGGTCTGACGAATGAGAAGGCCTACGCCCTGGGCAAGTTCGCCCGGGTGGCCTTGCGTACACCGGCGATCGACTACAACGGCCGCTGGTGCATGTCGTCGGCCGCGGCCGCCGCCAACAGCATGCTCGGTATCGACCGGGGGCTGCCCTTCCCGCTGGCCGACATCGCCGGTGCCGAGGCCGTCCTGCTCGTCGGTTCCAACGTGGCCGAGACGATGCCGCCGGCCATGCAGTACTTCGACGCCGGCCGGGCCGAGGGGGCCAGGCACATCGTGGTGGACACCCGGGCGACGCCCACAGCCCGTGGGTCCCACCTGCATCTCCAGCCTCGACCGGGCACGGATCTGGCGCTGGCGAACGGGCTGCTGCACCTGGCGATCCGGCGCGGGCTCTGCGATCACGACTACATCGCCGCCCGGACGAAGAACTTCGAGAAGGCCCGCGCCGCGGTGATGTCCTTCTGGCCCGATCGGGTCGAGCGCATCACCGGCATTCCCGAGGCCCAACTGCACGAGACTCTCGACATCCTGACCACGGCCCGCTCGGCCATGATCCTGACCGCGCGGGGCGCGGAGCAGCACAGTGCGGGCACGCGCACCGCCCAGGCCTTCCTCAATCTCGCCCTGGCCCTCGGCCTGCCGGGCCGCCCCCACAGCGGCTGGGGCACCCTGACCGGGCAGGGCAACGGGCAGGGTGGGCGGGAACACGGGCAGAAGGCCGACCAGTTGCCGGGATACCGCAAGCTCGACGACCCGGCGGCGAGGGAGCACGTGGCCGGGGTGTGGGGCATCCATCCCGACGAACTGCCGCAGCCCGGTCTGTCGGCGTACGAGATGCTCGACCGGATGGGCGCTCCCGGTGGGGTGCGGGCCCTGCTGGTGATGGCGTCCAACATCGCCGTGAGCGCCCCGAACGCGCGGCACGTCCGGGACCGGCTGAAGGCCCTCGACCTGCTGGTGGTCAGCGACATCTTCCTGACTGAGACCGCCGCCCTGGCCGACGTGGTGCTACCGACCGCGCAGTGGGCCGAGGAGGAGGGCACGATGACGAACCTGGAGGGCCGGATCATCCGGCGCCGCCGGGCCCTTGCACCGCCCGAAGGAGTACGGGACGACCTGACGTTCCTGGCCGACCTGGCGGGAAGGCTGGGCCGCGGGGAGTTCTTCAGCGAAGACCCGCGAACCGTCTTCGCGGAGTTGAAAGAGGCCAGCCGGGGCGGTGTCGCCGACTACAGCGGGGTGGACTACGAGGGGTCGGACCAGTTCTGGCCCCGCCCGGAGGGCTCCACCGTCGACAGCTCGAGGCTCTTCGCCGACGGTTTCCCCACGGCTGACGGTCGCGCCACCTTCATGCGCACCGACTACCGGGAACCCGCCGAGCCGGCCGATGCTGCCTATCCGTACCTGCTCACCACCGGCCGGGTGATGCAGCACTACCAGAGCGGCGCCCAGACCCGCCGGGTCAGGTCGTTGCGCCTGGCCCAGCCCGAGGCATTCGCCGAGATCCACCCGGACCTGGCGCGGCGCAACGGCATCGGGTCGGGCGACATGGTCGAGCTGAGCACCCGGCGGGGCCGTGCGCAGTTCCGGGCCCGGCTGACCGACACGGTGCGCCCGGACACGATCTTCGTGCCGTTCCACTGGAGCGGCCGCGCGAATGCCAACGACCTGACCAACCCGGTACTCGACCAGTTCTCCCGGATGCCGGCCTTCAAGGTCTGCGCCGTCGCGGTCCGTAGAGCCGAAACGCCAGTTGAGGAGCGAACAGTCATGCACAGCAGTCCGCGGTTCCTGCAAGGGATCTTCCGTTTCACCGGCCACGGTCTCCAGAAGCCTGCGCCGGTCGACCCGGCGCTGTCGTTCACCGTTCCGGCCGGGAAGGCGGCCCAGGCGCTGTACTTCCGGGGCGGCAACTCGAGCTCCGAGCTGATCACGGTGGTGCTCCTGCGGGACGGTGCCCCCATGCGGTACTTCCCGATCGGGGCGCGGTCCGACGTGCACGTGCCGTTGCGCGTGGTGGAGGACCTGACCGGCGGCACCCTGCTCGAACTGCACCTGGCCGCGCCCGCGGAGCTCGAGGGCACGCTGGTGATCGACTTCGGGCTGGTCGAGGTATGA